The DNA sequence CTATCCAACGGAAAATCCAGAAGAACTATGAAAGCGTATAATTAAATGTTAAATGTTATACCTAGTAAGGTGACTTTGTTCTTGACTGCTTTGCAGGGGGCCGGAACAGCACTCTCTGTAGCTGAAAAAATGAATAGACGATGAATTGGTAGTGACATAGAAAAACGGTCTTTGTATACAATACTTGTGAGGAAGAACCAGAAGAATCGGAAACTCCCGCACTATCGACACAGGGTGGCATGGTGTATCCGACGGCGGAAGTACTGGAATCTGCGACCAAGAAGAAAGCACTTGTATGCATTGAGTAGGGGGCGCTCATTTATTACTCGGTGATTGGTATCATCTGCCAAGGAGATGAAGCTCTTCCGCAGCACGGTCAAACGAACGATTTCTCACCACAAAAAAAGCGACCACCTTCGCAAATAGCAAGGGTGGTATGAAAACGGTAGCCAATAATTGAAACAGAACTTGCCTATATTAACTACCACCTGCATTAGTAAGTTGTCTTGATAGGTTTTTAAAAACCATTTTTAACATTGGAAACATAAAATGGTCTTTATTCAAAGAATATAAATTCCAAACTGCTTCTTGACGTTTTATGAGCAGCCCATTTTCTGAAAGTATTTTTAAATGATATGAAAGGGCTGATTGTGATGTATTAAAGTATTCGGTTAATTCGCATACACATTTTTCTCCATTTTGGAAAAGGTAGAAAAGAATATTAAGCCGGAATTCATCGGATAATGATTTAAAGTAATCTGCATAATTAGAGATTGAAGTATCGATGTTAATGCCTCCTTTTATATCAAATTTGCTTGATATAGTTAATTATATGAACAATGCACTAAGACGTAAAGAAAACTCTCTTCAACCTCTAAAAAAATTTTATGAGCAGTTAATGATTCCATTCATGCATTCATTTCATCCTGAATATATTTCTTTATTTCTTCTTTACTTGGGACTCTGCCCATGGCCTTAACTTTGTTATTAACGACAACGCCAGGAGCCTTCATAACGCCATATTCCATTATCTTTTTCATGTCGCTAACCTTCTCAACCGTAGCCGTTATACCCAGTTCCTTAATTACCTCCTCTGTTGTCTTCTGTAGACCATAGTTTGAACAGCACGATACTAAAATTTTGATATTCATTAACAATCAACCCTTTCATTTTTTATATAGAACTTTAATAATCTCCTAGTGATCGGTACTTCCAACTTTTTAAACAAGAACTATATTGAAGAAGTAACCAATAAATATAATCGTGATTGCCATTATACCTACAAATACAGCGAGTAGTTTCGGCTTTAAAACCTTACGGAGAATGATCATTTCAGGAAGACTTAAAGCTGTTACCGCCATCATAAATGCCAGTGCCGTACCCATGGGCACGCCAACCTTGGTAAGCTCACTCACAATAGGAAGTGTACCTGCCGCATTGGAATAAAGAGGTATACCAATAAGAACAGCAAGTGGAACTGCCAGAGGATTGCTCCTCCCTGCATATTTTGCAAGCCAGTCACCTGGAGCCCAACCGTGTATGGCAGCTCCAATGACCAGACCAATAATAATATAGGGCCAGATTTTTTTAACTAGGTTTAGGTCATAACTCCATGCATCTGTAATCCGCTGCTTCCAGGTAGGCTTTACTATCTCAACATCACCCATCTTAATGTTACATACATCTTCCTCAAGATATTTTTCCATCTTTAGTTTGCCAATAATGGCTCCTGCAACAATCGCTACAGTTAATCCGGTTGCCATGTATAACAAGGCGATCTTCCAACCGAACAAACTCCAAAGCATAACAACAGCAACTTCATTTATCATCGGTGAAGCAATAAGAAATGAGAATGTTACGCCTAAGGGTATTCCTGCTCCTAAAAATCCAATAAAGACGGGAACAGCCGAACAAGAGCAGAAGGGGGTAACAATACCCAGAAGAGCAGCAAATATGTTGCCGATAAAACCTCTGGTTCTTCCGCCTTCCCCTAGAAGTTTCCTTGTCCTCTCTGGAGGGAAAAAACTTCGTATAATTGATACGATAAATATGATAATGATAAGCATCAGGAAGATTATAATCGTATCAGTGAAGAAGAATTCAACAGATTCTTTATAACGTGCTGAATCTAAAAATGCAGGATTTTGGCCCAATAAGTCCAAAATCCATCTTAAAAATGTCGTAAGTATATAGCCTAAAATATTTGCTATCCAACCAACTGCTGAAAACACGTATTTCACACCTTTCATATTCGCATTTTAAATTACTGTTCATTGCTGCTATCAATACCCGTCAAAGCCCTAAATATCTCAGATCGGTGAGAGCAATGTGTGGAAAGAATAAGCAGACTAACTTAGTTTATGGGTACTTGCATATCAAATAAATTTGTTGAATATATCAAATTTATTTGATATATTCATTGTATGCTAGTCATAACCGCATGTCAATACATCAAAAAAACTTGATATATATTTATTGTGGCTCAACCAAGAATCTAACTGTTCAAGGTTTTCAAAATCATTATCGATATGATAGATAGAATTTATAATGGATGAAAATAGATTTGTGGTGACAATAAAATTCATGGCAATATGAGTGGTTTAAAGGATGATGCCAAAATCAATGCATGGATATACCGGATAACCCGAAATACAATTGTTGACTACTACCGAAAGCAAAACAAGTCCATCGCATTAATGAAGTTTACGGAGAATTTAACCAATGTGGAGGACGAAGATTTGTCAGCAAGTGGGGAAATTGCATCATGTTTAAAGACAATGATAGAGCATTTACCTGAAAAGTATAAAGAAGCAATTATGTTAACGGAATTTTATGAACTAACGCAGAAGGAGTTAAGCGAAAGGCTTGGCCTTTCCCTGTCGGGAGCAAAATCCAAAGTACAACGGGCAAGGGGACTGCTTAAAGAAATGCTTTTAGGTTGTTGCCATCTTGAATTCGACCGATTGGGAAATATCATTGAGTATTCACACAAGACAAAGGACTGTAAGTTTTGTTAAGCAAAAGGTCATAAATTTGCATCCTTTTTTCATAGACTTCGTCTTTATATATGTAAAGTCTATAGACTAAGAAATATATAAGGAGTGTTTTATAATGGTTGCCGAAAACAATATTTTTGCAGATTGTTCCTGCTGCTCGGATTGTGCAGATGATTCACAGGATACCCAAGCGAATGGTGCAGGTGGCTGCTCCTGTGGTCCCGGCTGCTGTGATGCCACAAAGGATACCAATGCTGAAAAAAGGCTGATCGTTATCGACTTTTTATATCTGGATTTGAGTGTATGTACACGCTGTCAGGGTGCGGATTCAAGCCTTTGTGAAGGTTTGGCTGAAGTTTCAAAGGTACTTGAGGCGACGGGGGTTAATGTTGTTGTTAATAAAATCAATGTCCTCAGTGAAGAAATAGCCATTGCCCACAAGTTTGTTAGTTCACCCACGATTCGTATTAACGGACAGGATATTCAAATGGATGTCAAAGAAAGCCTTTGCGAATCTTGCGGGGATTTATGCGGTGATGAAGTAGAATGCCGTGTCTGGGTTTATCAAGGTAAGGAGTATACTGTGCCTCCAAAAGCGATGATCATGGAAGCAATTCTTAAAGAAGTATATGGAGGAGATAAGGGCAGCAATATCGTGGAACAGGAATATGTCATGCCTGAGAATCTAAAACAGTTTTATGCTGCAATGAAAAGCAATTCTTCTGGCTCAAAAAGCTGCTGCTAATTAACTCTTAAAAGAATCACTTCGGAAAAGAATAACTTATATACTTTTAATGATAACATAAGAGGTTGAGAATTGCTCTCAACCTCTTATGTTATCATTCGAATATTCTAAATCAGTATAGAATCAATTTAATAAAATAAATTTCCCAAAAGGCTCCGAAAAGTCAGGGCACTTTTTTGTTACCTAAAAATATTGAAGAAAAAAGTTGTATTTCCATCGTTAGAAGTACTTGATAAGATAAAAGAAAGGGGGAGCGTCGAAAAATTTAGTATAAAGATTTTATTGCTATATAAAGAAATATTGAAAAATGTATGAAATCGAAAGAATAGAAGTAAGAACCAAAAGTATTTTTTTTATAAATGTTTCTGGTAGAAATTTTTGTAGGTAAGCGCCAAAGTAAGTTCCAATAATTCCACCTACTCCCAACATCAATCCCAAAAGCCAGTCTGGGGAAACAGCGGAACTAGATACCGTCGTAACGGCTAATATTTGATAGTATACTACGCCCGCAATCGAGGTAATAAACGTGCTTGCCAAGGCAGCACCAGCCACAGTGTATATCGGGAGGGCAAACAGAGAAACGCAAACCGGTGAAATAATTGATCCTCCTCCAATCCCATATATTCCACCAATAAGGCCAACTATTAACGCAAGAATAAAAACGGGTATCGTCTTAAATGAATAGGTTTCTCCCCAAAACTCATATTCGACTTTCAAAAATGAAAGATATTTTGTCTTGACCACAGCTTCAGCAGGCAGCCCGGCAGTCAGACGGTTTTGATTCGCTTCTTTTCTTAGGACAACTTGTTCCGCAAATTTTTTGTTTAAGAGCGCGTTCTGCTCCTTAGTCTTTTTGTTCCAGCCAAAGATGTCCGAAAGAAGACGATAGGATAAGTATAAAAGCACAATTCCTACGAACAGTTTGAAGGCTTTAGGATTGGTAAGATAATGTATTCTGATCCAGGCGCCAACAAAAACGCCTGGAAGGGTGCCAATAGAGATGATACCTGTCAAAGCCCAGGCCATTCGTTTTTCTTTTATGTACCGATATAAGCCGCCGGGAGCAGCTATGACATTGTAAATTAAATTTGTGGGGCTAACAGCAGGACTATTAAAATGCAAAACACTAACCTGGAAAGGCAGTAACAGGAATGCGCCGGTAATCCCCGCAGAAGCAGAAATCGAAGATACGATCATAGCGACCAACGGCGGTATCAGCGGAAACACATCGACACCGGATACCGGGAAATGCATAATATCAATCTCCTTTTATCAGTCAGAGCATAAAATGCTCATTATTTACTCTTTTGAATTAATGTTGCGCTAATCTTAATTAAAACGATGCGCAGGCTCCCTGTTCATTAAAAAAACCTTGTTCTCAGGAATACGAAGCCATAGTTTTTGACCAATAGTATTTTTTAAACGCAGAAAGTCGTTGTTGGAGATTTCGGCCTGCAAAGATTTTCCCTGACAATTCACGATCACGGTGGTGGAAATAACGCCTTCAATCACTTCTGTTGCCTGGCATTCGAAGGTGTTGGATTCTTTGGTATTCTCCAGTGACAATATCAAATCATGTGACCGTACTCCCGCCATCATCTTTGATTGAAGTTCGGTATTGCTTTTTGATGTTTTCAAACATAAACTTCCGGATTTAATCAGCAGCGATCCGCCATCCTCACCGCTAACCTCTGCCTCAAAAAAATTTTTGCAGCCGGTGATCCTGGCAGCAGATACGGTCGCTGGATAACGGATGATCTCTTCCTTTTCCCCAATTTGCACAGATTTCCCCTTATCTAAGACCAAAATCCTGTCGCAAAGTCGGTAGGCTTCTTCAATATTATGCGTAACCAATAGAACAACACCATGATAGTTCTTTTTAATAATACTCAGTAATTCTTTTTCCAGTATTTGCTTTACATGGCTGTCCAAGGCTGAAAAAGGTTCGTCTAAAAGCAATAATTCCGGTTCGGTAATCAAGGTCCTGGCTAAAGCAACACGCTGCTGCTGCCCCCCTGATAATTGAGAAGGGTATTGGTTTTCGTGACCGTTCAGCTGCATTTTCTGGATCATCTCACTGACTTTCTCATGGTATTTGGCTTTATCTAGGTGCTGTATACCATAGGCAATGTTTTTATAAACAGTCAGGTGAGGAAATAAGGCATAATTCTGAAATACATAACCAATATTTCTATGCCGGGGAAGCACATTGACTTTTGTTCCTGAATTGAACAACTCTTTTCCGTTGAGCTTTATTGTTCCTTTGTCCGGGTGATAGAGCCCTGCGATACATTTTAAAGTCAGACTTTTGCCGCAGCCGGATGAACCGAGAATTCCCAAAACGCCTTTGCCGCTGGCAAAAGATGATTGCAGCGTAAAATTACCCAGTGTTTTCTCAATGGATACTTCGAGCATTTTTCCTCACCCCTTCTTCATCTTTTTTTCCAGCCGATTGACAATATACAAAACCGCAACGGCAACACTTGTCATGATCAGAACGAGAAAATTGGCCATATTATAATTACCGGCCTGCAAAGAGTCATAAATGGCAATTGGCATGGTGAGAGTTTTACCAGGTATGCTACCGGCAACCATTAATGTTGCGCCAAAATCCCCCAAAGCTCTGGCAAAGGACATGGTGATGCCGGAGATAATACCTCTCCAGGCAATCGGGATCATAATGGTCACAAATATATTGAATTCAGTTCTTCCCAAAAGTCTGGCCGCATTCAGGTAATCCTCGTTGATTTCGGAAAGAGCGGCCTTGGATGCTTTGATCAGATACGGAATGGACACGACAGTGGCGGCAATAACTGCCCCTGTCATTGTAAATACAATCATGATGTTGAACTGTTCTTCCAGAAATTTACCTACCCAGGAATTACGGCCCAGTAAGACCAGCAGATAATAGCCCAGGACTGTTGGCGGCAAGACAATGGGAAGGTTTGTCAGCGTATCGATAAAATCGCATAATTTTCCTTGGCGGCGGCTTAATAGATAGGCTAGCGGCAAACCACAAACAACTCCGATAAAAGTTGCGGTAAACGCCACCCGTAAGGACAAAAAAAGAGGGAAAAGGTCGATGTTCTCCATGTTTTTTACACTTCACCCGGCAGGACAAAACCATATTTTTTCATAATATTCCTGCCTTGCTCCCCGTTAACAAATTTTATAAAATCTCTAGCTACTTGCTCGTGTTGCGTCGTCTTAACGATGGCTATGGCTTGTTTCAAAGGGTTATGCAGTTTATCATCAAAGAGCAGGAAGTTGACATCATCTTTATTAACCACTGAAAGGGAGATAAAAGCTGCCTCAACATTGCCCGACTTTAAGAGTGTCAAGGTATCCTGAATATCTTTGCCATAGACCAATCTGTCTTTGAGCTGATCCCACAAACCCATGGATACCAGTGCTTCTTTGGCGGCCAAACCATAGGGGGCGTGATCTGGATTGGCGATGGCAATTTTCTTGAATTTCGGATTTAATAAATAGCTTGCTTCTTTAACCTGAAGTGGGCTGTTTAGGAGTGTTGCCACACCCACGCGACCAATGGCGTACAATTCTTTACTGTCGGCGATGATTCTGTCCTGAGCAATCAGGTCATCGACAAACTTGATATTGGCCGAGGCATAAACATCATATGGCGCACCATTGGCAATCTGTTCTCTGGCTGTCCCCGAAGATGAGTAGGTGATTTCAACTTCATTTCCGGTGGCTTTTTCGTACAATTCTCCTATTTCTTTAAAGGCAAGAGATAAATCAGCGGCAGCGGCAACGGTGATTTTCACGCCAGTTTTAGCAACCGTTTGATCAGCGGTATCCTTCGCTGTAGAAGTTGATGCCTTACATCCTGTCAGCGCAGCCATAAAAACGAATAATACTAAAATTCCAGCTATATATTTTCTATTCATAATTTTTCTCCTCGTATGCCTTATTGCTATTTGCGTTACCTAAGTATTGACATTAAAAAAACGCATCAAACGAGTGTGCGCTACGGCATGCTAAATAAGCATCGATCGCCACCTCCTTTTCATAGTGAAGGCATATTCGTTTCCAAATACACCCCGAGGGCTGTAAAGCCCTGGCCGGCTGCCAAAAAATAATTAGGCATTCCCGCTCGGAGATAATAATATTCAGTTCCGTTATGTTTCATTTCGTACATATTCGCACTTGAAATAAAATAAAATGTGCGATATAATACGAAACATAACATAGATGCATAATATATATGTTCTATATCTCAGATTATATTATTTGGAACAGTAAGTCAATATAGTAATAATTGGTATATAGCATTTTATTGAATTTCGCACATTGATCTAATGTTTAGGAGGATGCATATGACGGAAAAAAAGGCGCTTTCCACCCAAGATGTGGCTGCCATGCTGCATGTCAGCAAAAGTACGATTTATGACCTGATTAGAAAAGGCGAAATCAGCTCTTATAAAGTAGGAAGAAAGGTTCGTTTTACAGAAAATGACGTGCAGGATTATATATCCCGTTCTAAGAAAAGCCAATCTGCCCTTAATTCATCAGCAAATAACTTAGCCGACTTCAGCCTGCTCGGCAACGAAAAAAAACAAGAGGGTTTTATTATATGCGGTCAGGATTTGATTCTTGATATTCTTTCCAATTATATGAGACTGCACAATATTCCCGCCCTAAGGGCGTATATAGGAAGTTATGACAGTTTAGTTTCCCTATACAGAAATAAGATTAACGTTGCTTCCACACATTTGTGGGACAGTGATACAGATCAGTATAATGTACCCTATGTCAGAAGACTGCTTCCTGGTGTTCCTACTGTGATTATTCACCTTACATGCCGTATACAAGGATTGTATGTGGCCAAAGGCAATCCAAAAGGGATTATGACATGGGCAGATTTTGGAAGAGATGACATTACAATGATTAACAGGGAATATGGAGCTGGTTCAAGAGTCCTTTTGGATGAAAACTTAAAACTCCTTGGGATATATGGAAGTGCAATTAAAGGTTATAAGAAAGAAAACCAGTCACACTTAGCAGTTGCCAGCGCCATAAGCAGCGGACAAGCTGATGTGGCAGTGGGCAACGAAAAGATGGCGAGACAAGTTGATAATATTGATTTCATTCCTCTTAAGAAAGAACGCTATGATTTAGTTGTAAAAAAAGAAGATTTTCAATCGCCTGAAGTCCAAACAATGCTAAATATCATCCGTTCTGCAGCTTTCAAAAATGAATTTGCAAATATTGGTGGTTACGATACAAGCGACATGGGTAAAATCGTTGCAGAAATATAACGTGACATAGTAGCAATAACATTTCATTTCCCAAAAGTAGGCTGAGATGCGCAAAATGAAAGTAAATTCTTCCCATTATTGTGCTAAGAAAATAATTATGCTAATATAGAAATCAGTAAGGCAAAACCTTACTTGCGATGGGGCTCGCATATGCTATGGCTAATGGCTCCTACCTTTCAATTATGCAAGGTAGGAGCTTATTTTATTTATTTAAGGGGAGGGTGTAAGTATTAGTGGATCAGACTTTTTTAATTGCGACAGTATGGATTTTTTTAGCCTTTATGGCTAGTCTTATCTCAATTCGTCTAGGGATCTCTTTAGCTTTAATCGAAATCATAGTTGGCGTAGTTGCGGGGAATGTAATACACCTCCAGATTACCGACTGGGTAAATTTCCTGGCCAGCCTTGGAGCCGTCATTCTTACCTTTCTGGCAGGGGCTGAGATTGACCCTGCCAGCCTAAAGAAAAATCTCAAACAAAGTGTTGTTATTGGTTTCCTATCCCCTGTGTGCCTTGTGTTTGTGGAATGCTTGTAGCGTATTATTTGCTTGGTTGGGATGTAAATGCCTCGAAAATTACAGGTATTGCTTTATCTACTACTTCAGTTGCTGTTGTCTACGCCGTGATGGTCGAAAGTAGACTCAGTTCTACTTCTTTCGGGCAATCGATCCTGGCGGCTTGTTTTATTACCGACTTAGGAACGGTTCTGGCGTTAGGCCTTCTTTTCACAGGCTTTTCTTATAAATTGTTGATTTTTGCAGGAGCAGTCATTGTGGTATGTTTTGCCGGAATCCCGCTGGCCAAACGGATTTTTGAAAGATACAGCGGGAAAGTCAGTGAACCGGAGATTAAGTTTGTCTTGCTTATCCTTGTATTATTGGGTTACCTTGCGGTCTATTCCGGCAGCGAAGCGGTACTACCCGCTTACATTATCGGTCTGGCTATGGCAGGATTTTTCCTACAATATAAAGAGACACTCCATAAGATGCGGGCTATTGCCTTTGTCGCATTTACGCCGTTTTATTTTATCAAAGCAGGCTCTCTTGTTTCTTTAAAAACTCTTACTGTAACATTCTCGCTGATAGTAATCCTATTACTTGTCAAAGTTGGTGCTAAGTTCATCGGAGTACTTCCGGCAACCAAGTTCTTCAATTTCAAAAGGAGGGAAGGGATTTATACCACCCTTCTAATGAGTACAGGACTGACCTTCGGAACGATTTCTGCTTTATACGGTATAACAAACAAATATATTAATAGTTCTCAATATAGCGTGATTGTAACAGTCGTTATTCTAAGCGCTGTTATTCCGACCCTGATTGCCCAAAAATTCTTCTTCCCTAAAAAAGTTTTACAAGAACAAGTTTTACAAGGGGGACATGACGATGGAAGTAGATAAGATTCTTGTGTGTTATGAATTTTTACCAAGTGAGTTAAGCCGTACTTAGTATTATATAAACAATTTTAAAAATGGGAAAACATATTGACTAATATCGATATATTGTACATAATATAACATATCGACAAAAATAGATATGAGGTGGAAGAATTGGAGAGCAGGTATGAGAAAAATGCAAAGGTGTTTAAAGCACTCTGTGATCCAAACCGATTAATGATCATTGAGATGCTGCGAAGTGGAGAGAAATGTGCCTGTAAAATATTGGAGGAACTTAATATCGGGCAATCAACCTTGTCACATCATATGAAAATACTATGTGAATCAGGGCTTGTTGGTAGTCATCGTGTCGGAAAATGGACGCACTATTCACTAAATAAAGAGGGCTGTGAAACAGCAAAAAATCTATTAACTGAAATTACAACAGTAAAAGATAAGTGTGAGCTTAGCTGTTAAAGGAGGAGGTCTTAGGTGGTGAAGAAGATTGACACGACCCTAGCTGTCTTAGGTGGCGGTCCTGCCGGTTATGTCGCAGCTATACGGGCTGCCCAGCTCGGGGCAGATGTTGTTCTTATTGAAAATAAAGAGCTTGGTGGGGTATGCATGAATAGAGGATGTATTCCTACAAAAGCCCTGCTCAGGACTTCAGAGATTGTCTCAATCTTAAAGAAATCCAAAGAATTTGGAATTGAAGACAAAGGTATTAACATAAAATGGGATGTCAGCAATGAGCGAAAAAACCGTGTGGTTAAGAGTTTGGGTTTAGGTTTGGACCAATTGTTGCCCAAGTCAGGAGTCACTGTGCTCAAAGGCAGAGGTACAATCCAAAATCCAAAGATGATTTCTGTATGGACACAGGAAGAAGAAATAGAAGTTCATTGCGCCAAGATGATTATTACCACAGGGGCTAGACCATTAGTTCCTGATATAGAAAATATTCACAGCGAGGGTGTTTTAACAAGTAACGAGGCACTGCATTTGGAAAAGGTTCCCGAAAGTATGGTTATTATTGGGGCAGGCGTTATCGGCTTGGAATTTGCCACAATGTTTAGCGCTGTGGGCAGCAAGGTAACCATTCTTGAAATGATGGATCGAATACTTCCTATTGAAGATACTGAGATAGCCACTGAATTATTGAAAATTATGAAAAGACAAGGAATTTCCTTTAAGTTAGCTGCCACGGTTCAAAGAATTGAACAAACAGAGGATGGGCTTGAGGTACACTATATCGACAAGGACAAGAATTTAACCCTCAGCTGTGAAAAGATTTTGGTGGCTGTAGGAAGAAAACTCAATTCAGACAGTGAAGACTTTAAAAAACTAGGGCTGAACATTAATAATGGTGCCTTAGTAGTGAACGAAAACATGGAAACCAATATCGAAGGTGTTTATGCCGCAGGAGATGTAATAGGAGGAAATCTTTTGGCCCATCTTGCCTTTATGGAGGGGAAGACAGCCGCTGAAAATGCTTTGGGAATTGCTGGTAGAGTAAATTACAACGCGGTTCCGGCTTGTATTTATACCAATCCGGAAGTTGCTTCCGTAGGGATGACTGAGGAAGAAGCATCAAGTGCAGGAATAAAAGTGAAAGTTGGCAGATTTCAATTCAGAAACAATGGACGCGCCTTATGTTTAGGTGAACGAGATGGTTTTGTCAAAATTGTTGTCGAGATGGACAATACTATTATTGGCGGACAGATATTGGGAGCGAATGCTTCCGAAATGATTTCAGAAATAACCCTGGCTATTACTTTAAAAGCAAAGGCTGACACCATAGCCGACATGATCCATCCGCACCCTAGTTTGAATGAAGCTGTGTGGGAAGCTTGTGCAGATGCTGTAGGCAGGGCAATTCATAAAATATAACAAATAGGAGGATTTTATCATGGGAGAAAAAGAACGTTATGGATTTATTTTGTGTGTATGCACAGGAAAGTGTCCCGGTTTTCATGCGATGGATATTTGGGATTTCATCAATCAGGTAAGAGTTGAGCTACCGGTAGAATATGGATTTATTCATCCGCAACT is a window from the Dehalobacter sp. DCA genome containing:
- the lpdA gene encoding dihydrolipoyl dehydrogenase, producing MKKIDTTLAVLGGGPAGYVAAIRAAQLGADVVLIENKELGGVCMNRGCIPTKALLRTSEIVSILKKSKEFGIEDKGINIKWDVSNERKNRVVKSLGLGLDQLLPKSGVTVLKGRGTIQNPKMISVWTQEEEIEVHCAKMIITTGARPLVPDIENIHSEGVLTSNEALHLEKVPESMVIIGAGVIGLEFATMFSAVGSKVTILEMMDRILPIEDTEIATELLKIMKRQGISFKLAATVQRIEQTEDGLEVHYIDKDKNLTLSCEKILVAVGRKLNSDSEDFKKLGLNINNGALVVNENMETNIEGVYAAGDVIGGNLLAHLAFMEGKTAAENALGIAGRVNYNAVPACIYTNPEVASVGMTEEEASSAGIKVKVGRFQFRNNGRALCLGERDGFVKIVVEMDNTIIGGQILGANASEMISEITLAITLKAKADTIADMIHPHPSLNEAVWEACADAVGRAIHKI